In a genomic window of Hyphomonas sp.:
- a CDS encoding cytochrome b/b6 domain-containing protein: MKAETSRYALIAITLHWVMAALLLFMIWLGWNMDDHEARYQLHKSVGILLLFLTVVRVIWRAMNPPPPLPEEMPAHEKLASHLVHMAFYGLMILLPLAGWLLVSTSKFKVPTVLFGTISWPHLPAPDFLRGDLAHAILENIHSKGAWVLIILLGLHVAGAVKHEIGGEEGVLKKMLPGLFGKVAPPKTARGYLRAFGTAIIAFALIALIPIAGSGPSDAAPAESAPVAEGEADNLSPNWTVNYEQSEIRFTGEYDGAGFTGTFGDWTADIEFHPDDLAGSEALVTVRTATADAGKKLYNDSLKGQEWFDTNTFPEARIRLDNFRETDTGYTADATISLKTELVTVPLDFTLDIDGDIATLNATTVMNRKAFDLGQASDPAGTWVGEDVTVTVTGTASRN, translated from the coding sequence ATGAAGGCTGAAACCTCCAGATACGCCCTCATCGCCATCACCCTGCACTGGGTGATGGCAGCCCTGCTTCTGTTCATGATCTGGCTGGGCTGGAACATGGACGATCACGAAGCACGCTATCAGCTGCACAAATCGGTCGGCATCCTCTTGCTGTTCCTGACCGTGGTGCGGGTGATCTGGCGGGCCATGAACCCGCCACCCCCATTGCCTGAAGAGATGCCGGCCCATGAGAAGCTGGCCTCGCATCTGGTGCATATGGCGTTCTACGGCCTCATGATCCTTCTGCCGCTGGCCGGCTGGTTGCTGGTCTCAACCTCGAAATTCAAGGTGCCGACCGTTCTGTTCGGCACGATCAGCTGGCCCCACCTGCCCGCGCCGGATTTCCTGCGCGGCGATCTTGCCCATGCCATTCTGGAAAACATCCATTCGAAAGGTGCCTGGGTCCTGATCATCCTGCTCGGCCTGCATGTGGCCGGCGCGGTGAAACACGAGATTGGCGGCGAGGAGGGCGTGCTGAAGAAGATGCTGCCCGGCCTGTTTGGCAAGGTCGCCCCGCCGAAAACGGCGCGCGGATATCTTCGCGCCTTCGGCACAGCCATCATTGCCTTTGCGCTGATCGCACTCATTCCGATTGCCGGATCCGGCCCGTCCGACGCCGCCCCTGCGGAATCCGCCCCCGTCGCAGAAGGGGAGGCCGACAATCTGTCCCCCAACTGGACCGTCAATTACGAGCAGTCGGAAATCCGCTTTACCGGGGAGTATGACGGAGCCGGGTTTACCGGCACATTCGGCGACTGGACGGCAGACATCGAATTCCATCCGGACGACCTTGCGGGCTCTGAAGCCCTCGTCACGGTCCGCACCGCCACCGCAGATGCCGGCAAGAAGCTCTACAATGACAGCCTGAAGGGCCAGGAATGGTTTGACACGAACACGTTCCCGGAAGCCCGTATCAGGCTGGACAATTTCCGTGAGACCGACACCGGCTACACTGCGGACGCAACCATTTCTCTCAAGACCGAACTCGTCACCGTCCCGCTCGACTTTACACTCGACATCGATGGCGACATCGCCACGCTGAACGCAACCACGGTCATGAACCGGAAGGCGTTCGATCTTGGTCAGGCCTCGGACCCTGCCGGCACATGGGTGGGTGAGGATGTCACCGTGACGGTCACCGGTACGGCCAGCCGCAATTAG
- a CDS encoding acyl-CoA dehydrogenase: protein MAYDAPLSDMAFALQSVAGVSRLEGLAPFANYDPDLISPILEEANKLARDVLAPLNMVGDAHGAQLTEDGVKAAPGFADAYAQFRDGGWMGLSAPEEWGGQGLPKALALAVMEMFHAANMSFGLCPMLSFGAIEALLAHGTDDQKQTYLPNLVAGTWTGTMNLTEPQAGSDVGALKTKAVPNDDGSYAISGQKIYITWGDHDIAENIIHLVLARLPDAPAGSRGISLFIVPKVMVNPDGSLGDRNAVKCIGLEKKMGIHASPTCVMEYDGATGWLIGQENKGLACMFTMMNSARLNVGLEGVAVGEAAYQTAFEYAQERKQGKVSGVDGPAPILHHADVRRTLTTMRARVAAARSICYACGVAADLAEAAVDEETRKAAKMREDLLTPIAKAWCTDMGVDVASLGVQIHGGMGFMNETLAGQLYRDSRIAPIYEGTNGIQAIDLVGRKLTGTNGESMRVMLGEVEATAADARATNDPQLVQIADRLRAGADALREASDWMLEAMKDRDQAKALAGATAYLALAGDVIGGHFLTRAAVAARSEDGSFRARQLALAGFFAETVLATAPGRVSGITDGGSPFLENSEALFGIA from the coding sequence ATGGCATATGATGCCCCGCTGAGCGATATGGCATTCGCCCTTCAATCCGTCGCTGGCGTCTCGCGGCTGGAAGGGCTCGCGCCCTTTGCGAATTATGACCCGGACCTGATTTCTCCCATCCTGGAAGAAGCGAACAAGCTGGCGCGGGACGTTCTGGCCCCGTTGAACATGGTCGGAGATGCCCATGGCGCCCAACTGACCGAAGACGGGGTGAAGGCGGCGCCGGGCTTTGCAGACGCCTATGCCCAGTTCCGCGACGGCGGCTGGATGGGCCTGTCGGCGCCGGAAGAATGGGGCGGCCAGGGCCTGCCCAAGGCGCTGGCCCTGGCCGTGATGGAAATGTTCCACGCTGCGAACATGTCGTTCGGTCTCTGCCCGATGCTGAGCTTCGGCGCGATCGAGGCCCTGCTCGCACATGGCACCGATGACCAGAAACAGACCTATCTTCCAAATCTCGTCGCCGGCACCTGGACCGGCACGATGAATCTGACCGAGCCGCAGGCCGGTTCGGATGTCGGCGCGCTGAAGACCAAGGCGGTGCCGAATGATGATGGCAGCTATGCCATCAGCGGGCAGAAAATCTACATTACCTGGGGCGATCATGACATCGCCGAGAACATCATCCATCTCGTGCTCGCGCGTCTGCCGGATGCGCCGGCCGGGTCTCGCGGCATCTCCCTGTTCATCGTCCCGAAAGTGATGGTGAACCCGGATGGCAGCCTGGGCGACCGGAATGCCGTGAAATGCATCGGTCTGGAAAAGAAGATGGGCATCCACGCTTCGCCGACCTGTGTCATGGAATATGATGGCGCCACGGGCTGGCTGATCGGGCAGGAGAACAAGGGGCTTGCCTGCATGTTCACGATGATGAACTCGGCGCGCCTGAATGTCGGCCTTGAAGGAGTCGCCGTCGGTGAAGCGGCCTATCAGACGGCTTTCGAATACGCTCAGGAACGCAAGCAGGGCAAGGTGTCCGGTGTGGACGGGCCTGCCCCGATCCTGCACCATGCCGATGTGCGCCGTACCCTGACTACCATGCGGGCCCGCGTCGCTGCCGCTCGGTCAATTTGCTATGCGTGCGGCGTGGCGGCAGATCTGGCCGAGGCGGCTGTAGACGAGGAAACCCGCAAGGCTGCGAAGATGCGCGAAGACCTGCTGACGCCGATCGCGAAGGCCTGGTGTACGGACATGGGAGTCGATGTGGCCAGCCTGGGGGTCCAGATCCATGGCGGCATGGGCTTCATGAATGAGACGCTGGCTGGTCAATTGTATCGCGACTCCCGGATTGCGCCGATTTACGAGGGCACGAATGGTATTCAGGCCATCGACCTGGTCGGCCGCAAGCTGACCGGTACCAATGGCGAGTCGATGCGGGTCATGCTGGGCGAGGTGGAGGCAACCGCCGCCGATGCGCGCGCCACGAACGATCCGCAACTGGTCCAGATTGCGGACCGTCTTCGCGCCGGGGCAGATGCCCTGCGCGAGGCAAGCGACTGGATGCTGGAGGCGATGAAGGATCGTGATCAGGCCAAGGCGCTTGCCGGGGCAACCGCCTATCTGGCGCTGGCGGGGGATGTGATTGGCGGCCACTTCCTGACGCGGGCCGCAGTGGCGGCGCGCAGCGAAGATGGCAGCTTCCGGGCCCGTCAACTGGCGCTGGCCGGGTTCTTTGCAGAGACGGTTCTGGCCACCGCGCCGGGGCGTGTGTCCGGCATCACTGATGGCGGCTCCCCCTTCCTCGAGAACAGCGAAGCCCTGTTCGGCATCGCCTGA
- a CDS encoding MarR family transcriptional regulator, with protein MMIAETQETANNSLGESFLKSLSLLEQAHRRLHDVVKDDLERGGERSLTGVQALLLYEIGEGEAPASVLRARGAFAGTSLSYNVKKLQEGGYLIQTRSEDDKRTVTLSLTERGLKVRKRVEALFEKQAGALEPTASVRPDDLSQLNKTISRLERFWSDQIRFRL; from the coding sequence ATGATGATTGCAGAAACGCAGGAAACTGCGAACAATAGTCTTGGTGAATCCTTCCTGAAGTCTTTGTCTTTGCTTGAGCAGGCGCACCGTCGTCTTCACGATGTTGTCAAAGACGATCTGGAGCGCGGCGGCGAACGGTCCCTGACCGGTGTTCAGGCCCTGCTGCTTTATGAAATTGGTGAAGGCGAGGCCCCGGCGTCTGTTCTGCGTGCTCGCGGCGCCTTTGCCGGCACCAGCCTGTCCTACAACGTCAAGAAACTGCAGGAAGGCGGCTATCTCATTCAGACGCGTTCCGAGGATGACAAGCGCACCGTCACGCTCAGCCTGACCGAGCGCGGCCTCAAAGTCCGCAAGCGGGTCGAAGCCCTGTTCGAAAAGCAGGCCGGTGCCCTGGAGCCGACCGCCAGCGTCCGTCCGGATGACCTGTCCCAGCTTAACAAGACCATCTCGCGCCTTGAGCGTTTCTGGTCAGACCAGATCCGTTTCCGTCTCTAG
- a CDS encoding FAD-binding oxidoreductase, with product MTQLSPDFLTAAKDLLGSAGWSMDSEDLDRVTSPWRGTYKGNTPFLAKPATTEETAALVSLCNRHGVAMTPQGGNTGLVDAGTPHGEICISLQRMTAIRSVDAFNNSLVIEAGAPLVTAQQAADEARRLFPLSLGSEGTATIGGLISTNAGGVAVLRYGMMRDLILGLEVVLPTGEVLNGLSGLRKNNTGYDLKHLFAGAEGTLGIITAATLKLFPKVQRASAWVTCETPDDVVKLLSLVRDHAGDTVTSFEIIPANAIAMVQADVPGTRDPLPSDLPWRVLMEISMSRTAHARDLLEDALAAAYEDGLIRDAILAESVAQAESFWHIRETIPLSKRAYGTALNQDISVPVSRIPDFIEACNAAVLEKYPTAEFVIFGHVGDGNLHYSVCEPAGAEHPVLKGQDEAVFRIIYDQVMAFDGSISAEHGVGRLKRDELERIRPPAATATMRAIKRALDPENLMNPGRVIKT from the coding sequence ATGACACAGCTCAGCCCGGACTTCCTCACCGCCGCCAAGGACCTGCTCGGCTCCGCCGGATGGAGCATGGATTCAGAGGACCTCGACAGGGTGACGAGCCCGTGGCGCGGCACCTACAAGGGCAACACACCCTTCCTCGCCAAGCCGGCCACGACCGAGGAGACCGCCGCGCTGGTCAGCTTGTGCAACCGGCACGGCGTCGCCATGACGCCCCAGGGCGGCAATACGGGTCTGGTCGATGCCGGCACGCCGCATGGCGAGATCTGCATCTCTCTGCAGCGCATGACGGCGATCCGCTCGGTGGATGCCTTCAACAATTCGCTGGTCATCGAGGCAGGCGCGCCGCTGGTCACCGCACAGCAGGCGGCGGACGAGGCGCGGCGGCTGTTTCCGCTCTCGCTCGGATCGGAAGGCACAGCCACGATCGGCGGCCTGATCTCTACCAATGCCGGCGGCGTGGCGGTTCTGCGCTATGGCATGATGCGGGACCTGATCCTCGGCCTTGAAGTCGTGTTGCCGACCGGGGAAGTCCTGAACGGCCTGTCCGGCCTGCGCAAGAACAATACCGGTTATGATTTGAAACACCTGTTCGCCGGCGCAGAGGGCACGCTCGGCATCATCACGGCGGCGACGCTGAAACTGTTCCCGAAGGTCCAGCGCGCCAGCGCCTGGGTGACCTGCGAAACCCCGGACGATGTCGTGAAGCTCCTGTCGCTGGTCCGGGACCATGCCGGCGACACGGTGACCAGTTTCGAAATCATTCCAGCCAATGCCATCGCCATGGTACAGGCAGATGTGCCGGGCACGCGCGATCCGCTGCCGTCGGACCTGCCTTGGCGGGTGCTGATGGAAATCTCCATGTCGCGCACGGCGCATGCCCGCGACCTGCTGGAGGATGCGCTGGCCGCTGCCTATGAGGATGGCCTGATCCGGGACGCGATCCTGGCCGAGAGCGTCGCGCAGGCGGAAAGCTTCTGGCATATTCGCGAGACGATCCCGCTGTCCAAACGCGCCTATGGCACGGCCCTGAACCAGGACATCTCCGTCCCTGTCAGCCGCATCCCGGACTTCATCGAGGCGTGCAATGCCGCTGTGCTTGAAAAATACCCGACAGCTGAATTCGTCATTTTTGGCCATGTCGGCGATGGCAATCTGCATTATTCCGTCTGCGAACCGGCGGGCGCCGAACACCCGGTCCTGAAAGGTCAGGACGAGGCCGTGTTCCGGATCATCTACGATCAGGTCATGGCGTTTGATGGCTCCATCAGCGCCGAGCATGGTGTCGGCCGTCTCAAGCGCGATGAGCTGGAACGCATCCGTCCGCCCGCGGCCACGGCCACGATGCGCGCCATCAAGCGGGCGCTTGATCCGGAAAACCTGATGAATCCGGGCCGCGTCATCAAGACTTGA
- a CDS encoding YceI family protein: MRTTLLSVSLLALAACGAAETTAPAAEAETPATETAETTAAPAETAEPAPEIGPAGTYVLDPTHASLTWTVDHFGLSSYTARFTKMDATLEFNPDDASATSLTVTVDPASVETDYPGDYKASHADSPYESWNAQLAQDPTYFNAGEYPEITFTSTEVTQTGPSTGTVTGDLTFLGVTKPVTLDVIYNGTATFPWAPEQPKIGFSATGSLTRSEFGLDKMVPNLGDEIELTIETEFVMATPATDAE; encoded by the coding sequence ATGCGCACCACCCTTCTATCCGTATCCCTGCTCGCCCTCGCCGCCTGCGGCGCGGCCGAGACCACCGCCCCGGCCGCCGAAGCGGAAACCCCGGCGACCGAAACCGCTGAAACCACCGCGGCGCCTGCAGAAACCGCAGAGCCGGCCCCGGAAATCGGCCCGGCCGGCACCTATGTGCTGGATCCGACTCACGCCTCCCTTACCTGGACCGTCGACCATTTCGGCCTGTCCAGCTACACAGCCCGCTTCACCAAGATGGACGCCACCCTGGAATTCAATCCGGACGATGCCAGCGCCACGTCCCTGACCGTCACCGTTGATCCGGCCTCCGTGGAGACCGACTATCCGGGCGATTACAAGGCCAGCCATGCCGATTCCCCGTACGAATCCTGGAACGCCCAGCTGGCTCAGGACCCGACCTATTTCAATGCCGGCGAGTATCCGGAAATTACCTTCACCTCGACCGAAGTCACCCAGACAGGCCCGTCGACCGGCACCGTCACCGGGGACCTCACTTTCCTGGGCGTGACCAAACCGGTCACCCTCGACGTCATCTACAACGGCACGGCCACGTTCCCCTGGGCGCCCGAACAGCCGAAGATCGGTTTTTCGGCCACGGGATCCCTGACCCGGTCGGAGTTCGGCCTCGACAAGATGGTGCCGAATCTCGGAGACGAGATTGAACTCACCATCGAGACGGAATTCGTCATGGCGACGCCCGCCACAGACGCCGAATAA
- a CDS encoding L-threonylcarbamoyladenylate synthase — MTAIAPLQPGPIDLAASFLRKGGLVAMPTETVYGLACDAANPDAVARLYAAKGRPHFNPLIAHVATLDMARREAVFSETALALAERFWPGPLTLVLPVAESGTVCDLARSGLDTIAIRMPAHPGARQLIAAFGRPVVAPSANRSGHVSPTRAEHVKADLDGKLDLILDGGPCTQGIESTIMSLVSKQPVLLRAGAVDTPTLEDFLGVPLQRPGSADGISAPGQLKSHYAPNARLRLNADAPEAGEAWLGFGPDVHGGANLSPTGSLTEAAANLFALLRELDSRADRIAVARIPEDGLGEAINDRLARAAHRE; from the coding sequence ATGACTGCCATCGCGCCTCTTCAGCCCGGTCCGATCGATCTTGCCGCAAGTTTCCTGCGCAAGGGCGGGCTTGTGGCCATGCCGACAGAAACCGTCTACGGGCTGGCCTGCGACGCTGCCAATCCGGACGCGGTGGCCCGGCTCTATGCTGCCAAGGGGCGTCCGCACTTCAATCCGCTGATCGCACATGTCGCCACCCTGGACATGGCCCGGCGCGAAGCCGTCTTTTCGGAGACCGCTCTGGCCCTTGCCGAACGTTTCTGGCCCGGCCCGCTCACCCTCGTCCTGCCGGTCGCCGAGAGTGGCACTGTGTGTGACCTGGCGCGATCCGGTCTCGACACGATCGCCATCCGCATGCCCGCCCATCCCGGCGCGCGCCAGCTGATCGCCGCCTTCGGCCGCCCGGTCGTCGCTCCGTCGGCAAACCGGTCCGGCCATGTCAGCCCGACCCGCGCCGAACACGTCAAGGCAGACCTTGATGGCAAGCTGGACCTGATCCTCGATGGCGGCCCCTGCACACAGGGGATCGAGTCCACCATCATGTCCCTGGTCAGCAAACAGCCCGTCCTGCTGCGCGCGGGCGCGGTGGACACGCCGACGCTGGAAGACTTCCTCGGTGTTCCCCTCCAGCGTCCCGGCAGCGCCGATGGAATTTCTGCGCCCGGCCAGTTGAAAAGCCACTATGCCCCGAACGCCAGGCTTCGCCTCAACGCCGACGCCCCGGAAGCAGGGGAGGCCTGGCTGGGCTTCGGGCCGGATGTGCATGGCGGCGCAAACCTCTCGCCCACCGGCAGCCTGACCGAAGCGGCCGCCAATCTGTTTGCCTTGCTGCGTGAACTCGACTCGCGAGCGGACCGCATCGCCGTGGCACGCATTCCCGAAGACGGCCTTGGTGAAGCGATCAATGACCGTCTCGCCCGCGCTGCGCACCGGGAATGA
- a CDS encoding MFS transporter: protein MSDPRAATPGIAFALIVLGTILGLAGTDLVLPAVPSLPDTLGGTQAMAQLVLAAFVAGGCIGLLAFGELGARIDQRSLLVGSLVAYALVSLACMIAPSLPVLVGLRFVQGLAGSAAAVFAPGMIRAMFPEDKAVGALGFMASIESLIPALAPVLGVWLLMAFGWKSSFLALGGLSLAVAASVALLRHRMPPPPSTRAPGSYVRHLTNPVFLRYALSQAFTLGGLLIFVFGAPAMITKGMNGSLNDFIIMQVAGITFFIIGSNLAGKLTQRFGPETMILFGSILSACGLISVLAFALLGGAEPLVLAALFVPVNLGLGFRGPPGFFRAVIAARGDDARGSALVLVAILVTAAVGTALAAPVVTLGAAPLAAVAAAVSCASVLCLLALPKLEA, encoded by the coding sequence ATGTCTGATCCCCGCGCTGCCACCCCCGGAATTGCCTTTGCCCTGATCGTTCTGGGCACGATCCTCGGCCTGGCCGGAACCGACCTCGTTCTGCCGGCGGTGCCGTCATTGCCGGATACGCTGGGCGGCACCCAGGCAATGGCCCAGCTTGTGCTGGCGGCCTTCGTGGCGGGGGGCTGCATCGGCCTGCTGGCCTTTGGAGAACTGGGCGCCCGCATCGACCAGCGATCCCTTCTGGTGGGCTCCCTGGTCGCCTATGCGCTGGTCTCCCTGGCCTGCATGATCGCGCCCAGCCTGCCGGTCCTGGTCGGTCTGCGCTTCGTTCAGGGCCTCGCCGGATCGGCAGCCGCCGTCTTCGCGCCCGGCATGATCCGGGCCATGTTTCCGGAAGACAAGGCCGTGGGGGCACTGGGTTTCATGGCCAGCATCGAATCCCTCATCCCCGCCCTCGCGCCCGTGCTCGGCGTCTGGCTGCTGATGGCCTTCGGATGGAAAAGCTCCTTCCTCGCGCTCGGTGGGCTCAGCCTCGCAGTGGCCGCGTCGGTCGCCCTGCTGCGCCACCGGATGCCGCCACCGCCCTCCACGCGTGCGCCGGGCAGCTATGTCCGGCATCTCACCAATCCCGTCTTCCTGCGCTACGCGCTCAGCCAGGCCTTCACTCTTGGCGGGCTGCTGATCTTCGTGTTCGGCGCCCCTGCCATGATCACAAAGGGCATGAACGGCAGCCTCAATGACTTCATCATCATGCAGGTGGCAGGCATTACCTTTTTCATCATCGGGTCAAACCTGGCCGGCAAACTGACCCAGCGCTTCGGTCCGGAAACCATGATCCTGTTCGGCTCGATCCTGTCCGCCTGCGGACTGATCAGCGTTCTGGCCTTCGCCCTGCTCGGCGGCGCGGAACCGCTTGTGCTGGCAGCGCTGTTCGTCCCGGTTAACCTCGGCCTCGGCTTTCGGGGACCCCCGGGATTCTTCCGCGCCGTCATTGCGGCCCGCGGAGACGATGCGCGTGGATCCGCCCTGGTACTGGTGGCCATTCTGGTCACGGCGGCTGTCGGAACGGCCCTTGCCGCCCCGGTCGTGACACTTGGCGCAGCCCCGCTGGCGGCCGTCGCCGCTGCGGTCTCGTGTGCCTCGGTGCTCTGCCTTCTGGCCCTGCCGAAACTGGAGGCCTGA
- a CDS encoding cytochrome c family protein, translating into MKMISSIAIAALVGLAACGGSDAPANETPAEPAPAAATPAATPAPAAPATDAPSPFAALPAPYNTADYARGRRTWKLCQSCHLTAEGAGNLVGPNLHGLFGREAGTLDGFAYSPALQEADFVWTPEQVDHWLENPRTFLPGNRMTFAGVRKPEDRIAVVAYLMSETGYDAAAMPDTAEE; encoded by the coding sequence ATGAAGATGATTTCCTCCATCGCAATCGCCGCCCTTGTGGGGCTTGCTGCCTGTGGCGGCTCGGATGCCCCCGCAAATGAAACGCCTGCTGAGCCCGCTCCGGCCGCGGCCACCCCGGCCGCCACGCCCGCACCCGCGGCGCCTGCAACGGACGCCCCATCGCCCTTCGCGGCCCTGCCTGCACCCTACAACACGGCAGACTATGCGCGCGGCCGCCGGACATGGAAACTCTGCCAGTCCTGCCACCTGACCGCCGAAGGCGCCGGCAATCTGGTCGGCCCAAACCTGCATGGCCTGTTCGGTCGCGAAGCCGGTACGCTGGACGGTTTTGCCTATTCTCCGGCCCTGCAGGAAGCCGATTTCGTCTGGACCCCGGAACAGGTCGATCATTGGCTCGAAAATCCGCGCACCTTCCTGCCCGGCAACCGCATGACCTTTGCGGGCGTCCGCAAGCCTGAAGACCGGATCGCGGTTGTCGCCTATCTGATGAGCGAAACCGGATATGACGCCGCCGCGATGCCGGACACGGCGGAGGAATAG
- the mutL gene encoding DNA mismatch repair endonuclease MutL, translated as MADSVRSRPEIRKLPPDVVNRIAAGEVVERPAAAVKELVENALDAGARRISVSIEAGGLKRIIIEDDGCGMSADDLLVALERHATSKLVPDDGGRVDLLNIHTMGFRGEALPSIASVSRCSISSRAAGEDAAEVFVEAGRMEGPRPAAFTGRGETGTRIEVRDLFYATPARLKFMKGERAEAMAVTDTVKRLAMANPHVAISLENNGRNSLRYAAEAEGAAGQLARLGAIMGRDFRENALEIDAEREGVRLSGFAGLPTLNRGNAQMQFLFVNGRPVKDRMLNGVIRAAYQDFLARDRHPLAALFVDLDPEYVDVNVHPAKTEVRFRDAGNVRGLMIGALRHALAAAGHRASTTVANYALGKVKIEEATSPNLWSVPPAPERQASPSSYYRQPVGPDLDQPLPPSAAALHGLSEAPPPVFRHDGAPSARVEPGATPAQGVPGDFPLGVARAQLHETYVVAQTADGIVIVDQHAAHERLVYEDMKRQMAAGGVKRQALLIPDVVELSEDEAARVLERADELAELGLEIEPFGAGAICVRATPALFGEMDAMGLIRDLADDFAEYDAGLALKERFEEVMGNMACRGSVRAGRRLNGEEMNALLRQMEATPHSGQCNHGRPTYVELKLADIERLFGRRG; from the coding sequence ATGGCTGATTCCGTCCGATCCCGCCCCGAAATACGCAAGCTGCCCCCCGATGTCGTGAACCGGATTGCGGCCGGTGAAGTGGTCGAACGCCCGGCTGCGGCGGTCAAGGAACTGGTCGAGAACGCCCTTGATGCGGGGGCGCGGCGCATTTCGGTATCGATCGAGGCCGGCGGCCTGAAGCGGATCATCATCGAGGATGATGGTTGTGGCATGTCTGCCGATGACCTGCTGGTCGCTCTGGAGCGGCACGCCACGTCAAAACTCGTCCCGGATGATGGCGGACGGGTTGATCTGCTCAACATCCATACGATGGGGTTTCGCGGCGAAGCGTTGCCGTCGATTGCCTCCGTCAGCCGGTGCAGCATTTCCTCGCGTGCCGCAGGCGAGGATGCTGCGGAAGTGTTTGTCGAGGCCGGACGGATGGAAGGCCCCCGCCCGGCAGCGTTTACCGGGCGCGGCGAGACCGGAACGCGGATCGAAGTGCGGGACCTGTTCTATGCAACGCCCGCCCGGCTGAAATTCATGAAGGGCGAACGCGCCGAAGCGATGGCCGTGACCGACACGGTGAAACGGCTGGCCATGGCCAATCCGCATGTGGCGATCTCGCTGGAGAACAATGGCCGCAACTCCCTGAGATATGCCGCCGAAGCGGAAGGTGCGGCCGGGCAATTGGCAAGGCTGGGCGCAATCATGGGGCGGGACTTCCGTGAGAACGCCCTTGAAATCGATGCGGAACGCGAAGGCGTGCGCCTCAGCGGATTTGCCGGGCTGCCGACGCTGAACCGCGGCAATGCGCAGATGCAGTTCCTGTTCGTCAATGGCCGGCCGGTGAAGGACCGGATGCTGAATGGTGTCATCCGGGCGGCGTATCAGGATTTCCTGGCGCGGGACCGTCACCCGCTGGCCGCCCTGTTCGTGGATCTGGATCCGGAATATGTCGATGTGAACGTGCATCCGGCGAAGACGGAAGTCCGCTTCCGGGACGCAGGGAATGTGCGAGGGCTGATGATTGGTGCGCTGCGCCATGCCTTAGCAGCGGCCGGGCACCGGGCCTCCACCACCGTAGCAAACTACGCCCTCGGCAAGGTGAAGATCGAGGAGGCGACTTCTCCGAATCTCTGGTCCGTGCCGCCGGCACCAGAACGCCAGGCTTCGCCCTCGTCCTATTATCGCCAACCCGTCGGGCCGGATCTGGACCAGCCCCTGCCGCCGTCCGCTGCGGCCCTGCACGGGCTGAGCGAAGCCCCGCCCCCTGTCTTTCGCCACGATGGGGCCCCCTCGGCGCGTGTGGAGCCCGGGGCCACGCCCGCGCAGGGCGTGCCTGGCGACTTTCCGCTTGGCGTGGCCCGCGCGCAATTGCACGAAACCTATGTCGTGGCGCAGACGGCGGACGGGATCGTCATTGTCGATCAGCACGCCGCACATGAGCGCCTCGTCTATGAAGACATGAAGCGGCAGATGGCGGCTGGCGGCGTGAAACGGCAGGCGCTGTTGATTCCGGACGTGGTGGAACTCTCCGAAGACGAAGCCGCCCGTGTGCTGGAGCGTGCAGACGAACTGGCTGAACTCGGTTTGGAGATTGAACCCTTTGGCGCTGGTGCGATCTGCGTGCGGGCGACCCCGGCCCTGTTCGGCGAAATGGATGCGATGGGACTGATCCGCGACCTTGCCGATGATTTTGCCGAATATGATGCCGGGCTTGCCCTGAAGGAGCGGTTCGAGGAAGTGATGGGCAATATGGCATGCCGCGGTTCGGTTCGGGCCGGTCGTCGCCTCAATGGCGAGGAGATGAACGCGTTGCTGCGCCAGATGGAGGCCACGCCGCACTCAGGCCAGTGCAATCACGGCCGGCCGACCTATGTGGAACTGAAACTGGCCGACATAGAACGCCTGTTCGGGCGGCGAGGCTGA